From Paenibacillus antri, one genomic window encodes:
- a CDS encoding ABC transporter permease produces MYLFTNAFRNVLRNRGRNTLIGAILLAVIVASVIALMISDAASGIIDDYKGRFGAEVRLQPDMEKIRKEAMANSANGRVMMTVPSIPAEQYMAFGESEYLLNSVYSARTGVNSDSIAAVDAELGAGSGMMMAGPAMTDNPPMQFMLSLLGNRFSEFEEGTRELAEGTMPAGLNEIIVSTDLAEANDIRIGDKLSLYGELTNMKEGTRADTSYELTVVGTYYDATDEYAEGARQNAFTNRRNELLATYETVVQQIQPDMNGIRIEATYYLKEPGMLDAFAAEVYAKGLAETFDVTTDEASYNKIVGPVEGLKGIAVTFMIVVLLFGGIILVLLSTIAIRERKYEIGVLRAMGLKKTKVAIGLWSEVLMIACVCLAIGLGAGSLAAQPITDALLAGQIEAAEASESAQVQAGGMMMMRPAVTPAASDAEPLSRLDITLGLDTTLQIVGIALLLASLAGLISISRITKYEPIKILMERN; encoded by the coding sequence ATGTACCTATTCACCAACGCCTTCCGCAACGTGCTGAGGAACCGCGGCCGAAATACGTTGATCGGCGCCATCCTTCTGGCCGTCATCGTCGCTTCCGTTATCGCGCTGATGATCAGCGACGCCGCCTCCGGCATCATCGACGATTACAAAGGACGGTTCGGGGCCGAAGTTCGGCTGCAGCCCGATATGGAGAAGATCCGCAAAGAAGCGATGGCGAACAGCGCGAACGGCAGAGTGATGATGACGGTTCCCTCGATCCCCGCCGAGCAATACATGGCCTTCGGCGAGTCGGAATATTTGCTAAACAGCGTCTATTCGGCCAGAACCGGCGTAAACAGCGATTCGATCGCCGCCGTCGACGCGGAGCTCGGAGCCGGCAGCGGCATGATGATGGCCGGACCGGCCATGACGGACAATCCGCCGATGCAGTTCATGTTGAGCCTATTGGGGAACCGATTTTCCGAATTCGAAGAGGGGACGCGCGAGCTGGCGGAAGGAACGATGCCCGCCGGGCTGAACGAGATTATCGTCAGCACCGATTTGGCGGAGGCGAACGATATCCGGATCGGAGACAAGCTGTCGCTCTACGGCGAATTGACCAACATGAAGGAAGGCACGCGCGCGGATACTTCTTACGAGTTGACGGTAGTAGGTACCTACTATGACGCGACGGATGAATATGCGGAAGGCGCAAGGCAGAACGCGTTCACGAATCGTCGCAACGAACTCCTCGCGACTTATGAAACGGTCGTGCAGCAGATCCAGCCGGACATGAACGGGATCCGAATCGAGGCGACCTATTATTTGAAGGAGCCCGGCATGCTGGACGCGTTCGCCGCGGAAGTATACGCCAAAGGTCTGGCCGAAACGTTCGACGTGACGACGGACGAGGCTTCCTACAATAAAATCGTCGGCCCCGTAGAAGGACTCAAGGGCATCGCCGTAACGTTCATGATCGTCGTGCTCCTCTTCGGCGGCATCATCCTCGTGCTTCTATCCACGATCGCGATCCGGGAACGCAAATATGAAATCGGCGTTCTGCGCGCGATGGGCTTGAAGAAGACGAAGGTCGCGATCGGGTTATGGTCCGAGGTGCTGATGATCGCCTGCGTCTGTCTCGCGATCGGCCTTGGCGCGGGCAGTCTGGCGGCGCAGCCGATCACCGACGCGCTGCTGGCCGGCCAGATCGAAGCCGCGGAGGCTTCCGAAAGCGCGCAAGTCCAGGCGGGAGGCATGATGATGATGCGGCCCGCCGTCACTCCGGCAGCATCCGACGCGGAGCCGTTAAGCCGACTCGATATTACCCTAGGACTCGACACGACGCTCCAAATCGTCGGAATCGCCCTGCTCTTGGCGTCGCTGGCCGGATTGATATCCATCAGCCGAATTACCAAATACGAACCGATCAAGATTCTTATGGAGAGGAATTAG
- a CDS encoding endo-1,4-beta-xylanase: MERQPEFAHRMSSKTIKIVDGAGNPVAGTEVTIRHTNHKFLFGCGIFDAIQVANKNVPADRLAFLEEKLDLFLDVFNSATLPFYWARFEPEQGKPLTQELKAAARWLKDRNVTVKGHPLVWHTLTAPWLLDLSNEEILKAQLARIERDVTDFEGLIDTWDVINEVVIMPIFDKYDNGITRISKELGRVGIIKEMFAKTRQCNPGATLLLNDFNTSINYEILIDGCLNAGVPIDAIGIQSHQHQGYWGREKLEEVLERFSHFGLPIHFTENTLTSGHIMPPEIDDLNDYQIPEWPSTPEFEERQAREVEEMYTILFKNPRVEAITTWNFSDEGAWLGAPAGLVRKDNTPKPSYEVLKKRIKGDWSTNVTGRTDEDGIITFEGFLGDYDLICGEKKVSFTVEKDAELERLVLLAEGM; this comes from the coding sequence ATGGAACGCCAACCCGAATTCGCGCACCGCATGTCGAGCAAGACGATCAAGATAGTGGATGGGGCCGGAAATCCCGTTGCCGGAACGGAAGTAACGATCCGACACACAAACCATAAGTTCTTATTCGGCTGCGGCATCTTCGATGCGATCCAAGTCGCGAATAAGAATGTTCCGGCGGACCGACTGGCCTTTCTAGAAGAAAAGTTGGATCTGTTCCTGGATGTCTTTAACTCCGCCACGCTGCCGTTCTATTGGGCAAGGTTCGAGCCGGAACAAGGAAAGCCGCTGACTCAAGAACTCAAGGCGGCCGCACGGTGGTTAAAGGACAGAAACGTAACCGTCAAAGGGCATCCCCTTGTCTGGCACACCTTAACCGCCCCATGGCTTCTGGATTTGAGCAATGAAGAGATCCTGAAAGCGCAGCTGGCTAGAATCGAGCGCGACGTAACCGACTTCGAAGGGTTGATCGATACGTGGGACGTCATCAATGAAGTCGTGATCATGCCGATCTTCGATAAATACGACAACGGGATTACTAGAATCAGTAAAGAGCTTGGCCGCGTGGGGATCATTAAAGAAATGTTCGCGAAGACGCGTCAATGCAACCCGGGCGCGACGCTGCTGCTGAACGACTTCAACACGTCGATAAACTACGAAATTTTAATTGACGGATGCCTGAACGCGGGCGTTCCCATCGATGCGATCGGGATCCAATCGCATCAGCATCAGGGGTATTGGGGACGAGAGAAGCTGGAGGAAGTACTAGAACGGTTTTCGCATTTCGGCCTTCCGATTCACTTTACGGAAAATACGCTAACCTCCGGTCATATTATGCCGCCTGAAATCGATGACTTGAACGATTATCAGATTCCCGAATGGCCGTCTACGCCGGAGTTCGAGGAACGCCAGGCAAGGGAAGTCGAAGAAATGTATACGATTCTATTCAAGAACCCGCGGGTCGAGGCCATCACGACGTGGAATTTCAGCGATGAGGGGGCTTGGCTCGGCGCTCCGGCCGGATTGGTAAGGAAGGATAACACCCCGAAGCCTTCTTATGAAGTTCTAAAGAAACGGATCAAGGGCGACTGGTCTACGAATGTGACGGGGAGGACCGATGAGGACGGAATCATTACGTTCGAAGGGTTCCTCGGCGATTACGATTTGATTTGCGGAGAGAAAAAGGTTAGTTTTACGGTTGAGAAGGATGCCGAACTGGAGAGATTGGTCCTTCTAGCCGAGGGTATGTAA
- a CDS encoding ABC transporter ATP-binding protein, translating into MSVLSLNQVFYKYEGAKKNVLQGVSAEFEAGKVYTIVGKSGSGKSTMLSLIAGLDICKNGTILYRGTDLKTVDRDEYRARGIGVIFQAYNLITNATAVENIVLSMNISRSPERNKTAYAYALLEKVGIDRDTADRRVLKLSGGEQQRVGIARALSHDPDILIADEPTGNLDTETEADILHLLTSLAHAQGKCVIIVTHSKKVTSVADVILGISDGKMSLIKSQAAK; encoded by the coding sequence ATGAGCGTGTTGTCATTGAATCAAGTGTTCTACAAATACGAAGGCGCGAAGAAGAACGTACTCCAAGGCGTCAGCGCCGAATTCGAAGCGGGCAAGGTGTATACGATCGTCGGCAAGTCGGGCTCGGGCAAATCGACGATGCTGTCCTTAATCGCAGGACTCGACATATGCAAGAACGGAACGATCCTGTATCGCGGAACGGATTTGAAGACGGTCGACCGCGACGAGTATCGGGCTCGAGGCATCGGCGTCATTTTCCAAGCGTATAACCTGATCACCAATGCCACCGCCGTCGAAAATATCGTGCTCTCCATGAATATTAGCCGCAGCCCGGAGCGGAATAAAACGGCGTACGCTTATGCGCTGCTGGAGAAGGTCGGGATCGACCGCGATACCGCCGACAGACGGGTGCTAAAGCTGTCCGGGGGCGAGCAGCAGCGCGTGGGCATCGCTAGAGCTCTGTCGCACGATCCCGACATCCTCATCGCCGACGAGCCTACCGGAAATTTGGATACGGAGACGGAGGCCGACATCTTGCATCTCCTTACCTCTCTTGCTCATGCGCAAGGGAAATGCGTGATCATCGTCACCCATTCCAAGAAGGTGACCTCCGTCGCGGACGTCATTCTTGGTATCAGCGACGGGAAAATGTCGCTGATCAAATCGCAAGCCGCGAAATAA
- a CDS encoding HAMP domain-containing sensor histidine kinase, which produces MKPRLFGIFGKVFFYTLLILLLVISVMLVFFADQIKSVVGSTQREQIAEVFQTLIQETKGKSEDDIVRIAQRFHETNASFEFSVMSSDGEVLYRTDRFDMPPPDLRLPDVPEVVRGESFHTTGKFLLSPSASSEKVQFITLLSGDVKLQVSGTISGASIYREFFERTFVAFLLLLAASVAAAFLFAYRIAEPIRNIAGDTRRMSLLESVPPPPAARKDEIGQLANDVYKMYKALKSTIRQLETEVEREKEMEENQRYFFSAASHELKTPIAATSALLEGMLEKVIEPSEYPDTLRECLKMMKEQNKLVSEILEIVALNNHTLVLRKEQVCLARYLAANLPACLSIAEAKKQTVDFDVPEKLSCTIDSKLFGKAFSNIMLNAIQNTPDGGRIRVYANESESGIRLCVLNEGVSISPELLPKLFEPFYREDRSRSREQGRSGLGLALVKKALEFMGIPYALENTVEGVRFRMDLPSLRLDES; this is translated from the coding sequence GTGAAGCCTAGGCTGTTCGGGATATTCGGGAAAGTATTTTTCTATACGCTGCTGATCCTCCTTCTGGTCATTTCCGTGATGCTTGTATTTTTCGCCGATCAGATCAAGTCCGTCGTAGGATCGACCCAGCGCGAGCAGATCGCGGAGGTGTTCCAAACGCTCATTCAGGAGACTAAGGGGAAAAGCGAAGACGACATCGTCCGAATCGCGCAACGATTCCATGAGACGAACGCGTCTTTCGAGTTTTCGGTAATGTCCTCCGACGGGGAGGTGTTATACCGAACGGATCGATTCGACATGCCCCCTCCCGATTTGCGATTGCCCGACGTCCCCGAAGTCGTGAGAGGAGAGTCGTTTCATACGACGGGAAAATTTCTTCTCTCTCCCTCCGCTTCGTCGGAGAAAGTTCAATTCATCACCCTGCTTTCCGGAGATGTGAAGTTACAGGTGAGCGGCACGATATCCGGAGCCTCCATCTACCGGGAGTTCTTCGAAAGGACGTTCGTCGCTTTCCTGCTCCTCCTGGCGGCGAGCGTTGCGGCAGCGTTTCTATTCGCTTATCGGATCGCCGAACCGATTCGGAACATCGCCGGAGACACCCGGAGGATGTCGTTATTGGAATCGGTCCCTCCGCCCCCGGCCGCGCGCAAGGACGAGATCGGTCAGCTCGCGAACGATGTGTACAAGATGTACAAGGCTTTGAAGTCGACGATTCGTCAGCTGGAGACGGAGGTCGAACGGGAGAAGGAGATGGAAGAGAACCAACGCTATTTTTTCTCGGCGGCCTCCCATGAGTTAAAGACGCCGATCGCCGCGACTAGCGCGTTATTGGAGGGCATGCTGGAGAAGGTGATCGAGCCTTCGGAATATCCCGATACCTTGCGCGAATGCCTCAAGATGATGAAGGAGCAAAACAAGCTCGTGTCCGAAATCTTAGAGATCGTGGCGTTGAATAATCATACGCTCGTTCTTCGGAAGGAACAGGTTTGTCTTGCGCGATACCTCGCCGCCAACCTGCCCGCTTGCCTCTCTATTGCGGAAGCCAAGAAGCAAACCGTGGATTTCGATGTCCCGGAGAAGCTTTCTTGTACGATAGACTCCAAGCTGTTCGGCAAGGCGTTCTCCAACATCATGCTGAACGCGATTCAAAATACGCCGGACGGAGGACGCATTCGAGTATATGCGAACGAATCGGAGAGCGGGATTCGTCTGTGCGTCTTGAACGAAGGCGTCAGCATCTCCCCGGAGCTCTTGCCGAAGCTGTTCGAGCCGTTCTATCGCGAAGATCGATCGAGAAGCCGCGAACAGGGACGGAGCGGATTAGGTCTGGCCCTCGTGAAGAAAGCGTTGGAGTTTATGGGCATTCCCTATGCGCTTGAAAACACGGTCGAGGGCGTCCGATTTCGCATGGACTTGCCGTCTTTAAGGTTAGATGAAAGTTAG